One window of the Actinomycetota bacterium genome contains the following:
- a CDS encoding ACT domain-containing protein, translating to MTELAELPGELFVYKFASLATVPFDSLVAIGQSTFWNLAATPDEVSLVAPALVVGDDVPVVGPWIGFRVLGNLDFALTGILAALTLPLAAAGVSVFSVSTYDTDYLLVKSATRSAAIAAWMDAGISCESSQPD from the coding sequence ATGACTGAACTGGCTGAACTTCCAGGCGAACTGTTTGTCTACAAGTTCGCTTCACTGGCGACGGTGCCGTTCGACTCGTTGGTTGCTATCGGGCAGTCCACCTTCTGGAATCTCGCAGCGACTCCGGATGAAGTCTCACTTGTGGCACCGGCGCTTGTGGTTGGCGACGATGTGCCTGTTGTTGGTCCTTGGATCGGCTTTCGGGTCTTGGGCAATCTGGACTTCGCGCTGACCGGAATCCTGGCAGCGCTCACCTTGCCATTGGCTGCTGCCGGGGTCAGTGTGTTCTCGGTGTCGACCTATGACACGGACTATCTCCTGGTGAAGTCGGCAACCCGGTCGGCAGCAATCGCAGCCTGGATGGATGCAGGTATTTCATGTGAGAGCTCCCAACCGGACTAG